The genomic interval CAGACTGCAGTGCGAAAAAAGGTCGGAGGTGGGGTCCCAACGAAGCTACTTACTTTTCAGCAAATATCATGTGGAAGCTTCCATGTAATTTCTCTTTAATTCGTCAGAGTCTGTAATGCTTTTATTGCTTCGGTGCATTTTTCATCGCCCCGTTTTCACGTGGAATTCACCTTCTCTACAAATCCTACACTAGTTAATCTTCAAACGTAGAAACTAGAAATAGCATACACTCTTTCAAAGTCGATTGCACGCGCTAACTTACGCATGCAGATATTGAAGTGGATGCAGACAAAGTAATTAAGTCCCGACCTGTAGATTGATGAACATCCAAGGGTCTCAACTGTCTCTCACCTAGTTTTTCTCCCTAGTCGTTAGAAGTAGCACTGATTATTATGCATAGTCTTTTCTTCTCAGTTCTCAAGTGTAAGCGTGTGCAGAGCTCATCGTTTTGAACCTTTGCATCTCAACCTCAGCCACAGCCACACACCAGCATCTTAATTACTTGCATCAACTAAAGCTTTTCTTAGCAAAGGTAATTTCCACTTCCCTTCTCCCCTTCTTTCTATGCATCACCATCAGCATATACGTAGTATAGGAGTATATCAACCTTTTGTTCCTTTGGCTGTTTCATGTGACTCGTGCATgtctttcatctttcatgtATGCTAGGCTTGATGGAGCACAAGAGCAGCTATAcctttttgtttctaatttttcctttttcatctccTGGTAATAAATGGTAGGCTTGACTTCTACAACAGatatttaagttttcatcCCTAACAAGTTAGTTTGCCGCTTTTGTTCAAATTGAATTATCATCCCTGGCCCTCCTTGGTCGAGCTGTTGAAgttatttaaacaaaaaaaaaaaaaaagagttttggTTTCCAGACATGGATTTAATGTACTTTTCTGTAATCTTCGGGAATTTCAGGGTATATATTGATTGTTTTCTGCTTCCGATTAACTCCTGCTGCTTCTGATTTCTTAGTTCACGTGCATGGGTTGTTTGCGCATACTTATATGTGGGAGatctcaaaaaagaaaagaaaattataaaacttcAATTGATTCTTTTAACAGTTTCACAGCAAATAGCCAAGTGTTCTCATTTTTTCTGCGAGCCTTATCATATTCATACGGTGTCTAGTATCAATACTTGTGATTGATCTAGCTGCAAGCTTTGTcctaattaattatttcacGAAATGTAATATTTCTTCAAACCATAGACAacaaattttgattctttgttCTTCTCCTTGTTCTGGCTTACATGACTGTTCAATTTGACTCTCTCTGTCATCTATCAGGAGTTTCTGTAAACATGGGACACAAACTTCTTCAAATGACTTTCTGTTTGTGGGCTATTACATGTTTACTCCTCCCCTCTCCCTCTGTTGGCCTATCCAGAATTACTctgaagaagcaaagattgGATCTTCAGGGTATTAAGGCTGCCAGAATCGCAATGCATGGAGAGGATATACTTCATAACTTTGGTAGTTCAGATGGAGAAGTAATGCCTCTAAAAAACTATTTGGATGCCCAATACTATGGAGTAATTGGCATTGGCTCACCTCCACAGAACTTCACTGTCATATTTGACACAGGCAGTTCCAATCTCTGGGTTCCGTCTTCAAAATGCTACTTCTCTGTAAGTTTCTCCTAAATTTTATTGCTGTTGATGCTATGCTAGAATTACTAATTTTAGCTGTTAATTATAACTGTTTTGCAGATTGCTTGCTATTTCCATTCAAAGTACAAGTCTAGTCGATCCAGTACATATACCAAGATTGGTAATGTTATCTAttctataattattttgttttatcctGATCATGGAAACAAAATGGAattcctttttgtttcttggaATCAAAGTCGTATAACTTTTCTTGTTTGGTGTATCTTCAGGAAAATCTTGTGAAATAAATTATGGATCTGGTTCAATATCTGGTTTCCTCAGTCAAGATAATGTTAAAGTTGGCGGTCTTGTTGTCAAGGATCAAGTGGGTTTCGTCTGCTTTTGAGTTTGTAATTGAGAATTGTTTGTGCTTTTTGTTTGCTGCAATTGTGAAAGGGCacttgcttttctttttttttgcaatCTCCAGGTTTTCATCGAGGCCACCCGAGAAGGAAGTCTCACTTTTGCTTTGGCAAAGTTTGATGGAATCCTTGGGCTTGGATTCCAGGAGATTTCAGTAGGGAATGCTACTCCAGTGTGGTATGGTTCTTTGTCAACTTCAATTTGCGTGGTTTTCTTCCTATCTCGATACACTAATGCATGAGGAGGGTCCAGGTACAATATGTTGAACCAAGATCTTGTAAGAGAGGACGTCTTTTCATTCTGGCTTAACAGGGATCCATTAGCCCAAGTGGGAGGTGAGATTGTTTTTGGTGGGGTTGACCCGAAACACTACAAGGGGAAGCATACTTATGTTCCTGTCAGTCGAAAAGGTTATTGGCAGGTGAATGAGACTTGACCCTTCTCCCggaaaacttgtcaaaatttcCTTGTTATATATATGCTGTGGAAGGAAGCTTAATCTTCAACGTCTTTTGTCAGTTTGATATGGGAGACTTTCTTATTGGAAACCATTCAACAGGTGATCTATTAGAGCCTCTTACTCTTTGCCACTCTTGCACTTCTGCTAGGGGTCTGAATATCTAACATATTTCGCAGGTGTTTGTGAGACTGGTTGTGCTGCTATTGTGGATTCAGGAACATCCTTACTTGCTGGCCCCACGGTATGACCTTTCACTAAAAGATTCAATGGTATAAG from Theobroma cacao cultivar B97-61/B2 chromosome 5, Criollo_cocoa_genome_V2, whole genome shotgun sequence carries:
- the LOC18600638 gene encoding aspartic proteinase isoform X1, with product MTVQFDSLCHLSGVSVNMGHKLLQMTFCLWAITCLLLPSPSVGLSRITLKKQRLDLQGIKAARIAMHGEDILHNFGSSDGEVMPLKNYLDAQYYGVIGIGSPPQNFTVIFDTGSSNLWVPSSKCYFSIACYFHSKYKSSRSSTYTKIGKSCEINYGSGSISGFLSQDNVKVGGLVVKDQVFIEATREGSLTFALAKFDGILGLGFQEISVGNATPVWYNMLNQDLVREDVFSFWLNRDPLAQVGGEIVFGGVDPKHYKGKHTYVPVSRKGYWQFDMGDFLIGNHSTGVCETGCAAIVDSGTSLLAGPTTVVAEINQAIGARGVVSAECKEVVSQYGDLIWQLLVSGVLPDKVCTQIGLCPLKGVQSMSTGIETVVDKKNMEGLSAGDKVLCTACEMTVIWIQSQLRQKETKDRVLNYVNELCESLPSPMGESAIDCAKISEMPHITFTIGDKPFKLTPEQYVLKTGEDITTVCLSGFTALDVPPPRGPLWILGDVFMGVYHTVFDYGNLEIGFAEAA
- the LOC18600638 gene encoding aspartic proteinase isoform X2, whose amino-acid sequence is MGHKLLQMTFCLWAITCLLLPSPSVGLSRITLKKQRLDLQGIKAARIAMHGEDILHNFGSSDGEVMPLKNYLDAQYYGVIGIGSPPQNFTVIFDTGSSNLWVPSSKCYFSIACYFHSKYKSSRSSTYTKIGKSCEINYGSGSISGFLSQDNVKVGGLVVKDQVFIEATREGSLTFALAKFDGILGLGFQEISVGNATPVWYNMLNQDLVREDVFSFWLNRDPLAQVGGEIVFGGVDPKHYKGKHTYVPVSRKGYWQFDMGDFLIGNHSTGVCETGCAAIVDSGTSLLAGPTTVVAEINQAIGARGVVSAECKEVVSQYGDLIWQLLVSGVLPDKVCTQIGLCPLKGVQSMSTGIETVVDKKNMEGLSAGDKVLCTACEMTVIWIQSQLRQKETKDRVLNYVNELCESLPSPMGESAIDCAKISEMPHITFTIGDKPFKLTPEQYVLKTGEDITTVCLSGFTALDVPPPRGPLWILGDVFMGVYHTVFDYGNLEIGFAEAA